One Sphingopyxis macrogoltabida genomic region harbors:
- a CDS encoding winged helix-turn-helix transcriptional regulator codes for MSDAMPKRADLSDTFCPVGRSAELLGDRAVLLILRDLFFGKRRFEAIAANTGLGPQLVSARLKLLVGEGVAERHAYQDRPPRYEYRLTAKGKDMFDILYAMRNWAERWAYAEGETGSGPAMRYFHRACGADVGTSTVCPGCGEPLRYGDLKGEPSAALRAEQAAKAG; via the coding sequence TTGAGTGACGCCATGCCCAAACGCGCCGATCTGTCGGATACGTTCTGCCCCGTCGGGCGGTCGGCCGAACTGCTCGGCGACCGCGCGGTGCTGCTGATCCTGCGCGATCTGTTTTTCGGCAAGCGGCGGTTCGAGGCCATCGCGGCGAACACCGGTCTCGGCCCGCAACTCGTCTCGGCGCGGCTCAAGCTGCTGGTGGGGGAAGGGGTGGCAGAGCGTCACGCCTATCAGGATCGCCCGCCGCGTTACGAATATCGGCTGACCGCCAAGGGCAAGGACATGTTCGATATCCTCTATGCGATGCGCAATTGGGCCGAACGCTGGGCCTATGCGGAGGGAGAGACCGGATCGGGCCCGGCCATGCGCTATTTTCATCGCGCTTGCGGCGCCGATGTCGGCACGTCGACCGTCTGCCCCGGCTGCGGCGAGCCTTTGCGTTACGGCGATCTGAAAGGCGAGCCGTCGGCGGCGCTCAGGGCCGAACAGGCGGCGAAAGCGGGCTGA
- a CDS encoding SDR family oxidoreductase, whose translation MSTPAAVIIGAGDATGGAIARAFAAEGLTACVNRRERNADALETLAQSIRDDGRKARAFPADARDEEAMIALFDRVEAEVGPVEVAVFNIGANVNFPIGETTVRVYTKVWEMACLGGFLMGREAAKRMAPRGRGTILFTGATASLRGGAGFAAFSGAKGALRMLAQSMARELGPHGVHVAHTIIDGAIDTEFIKGRHPDFDKAKAQDLILNPDAIAANYVMLHKQPKSAWTHELDLRPWGEKW comes from the coding sequence ATGTCCACCCCCGCAGCCGTGATCATCGGAGCCGGCGACGCAACCGGCGGCGCCATCGCGCGCGCCTTCGCAGCCGAAGGCCTCACCGCGTGCGTCAACCGGCGCGAACGGAATGCCGACGCGCTCGAAACGCTGGCGCAGTCGATCCGCGACGACGGCCGCAAGGCACGCGCCTTCCCCGCCGATGCCCGCGACGAAGAGGCGATGATCGCGCTGTTCGATCGGGTCGAGGCCGAGGTCGGCCCGGTCGAGGTCGCGGTGTTCAACATCGGCGCCAACGTGAACTTCCCGATCGGCGAGACCACCGTCCGCGTTTATACCAAGGTCTGGGAAATGGCCTGCCTCGGCGGTTTCCTCATGGGCCGCGAAGCCGCGAAGCGCATGGCGCCGCGCGGCCGCGGTACGATCCTTTTCACCGGCGCGACGGCGTCCTTGCGCGGCGGCGCCGGCTTTGCCGCCTTCTCGGGCGCCAAGGGCGCCTTGCGCATGCTTGCCCAGTCGATGGCGCGCGAGCTGGGTCCGCATGGCGTGCACGTGGCGCACACGATCATCGACGGCGCGATCGACACCGAATTCATCAAGGGCCGCCATCCCGACTTCGACAAGGCCAAGGCGCAGGATCTGATCCTCAATCCCGACGCCATCGCCGCCAATTATGTGATGCTCCACAAGCAGCCAAAAAGCGCCTGGACGCACGAACTCGACCTCCGCCCCTGGGGAGAAAAATGGTGA
- a CDS encoding 2-hydroxychromene-2-carboxylate isomerase produces MTESPKKTLELIFDFGSPNAYLTLRVLPELLDRTGADLVITPCLLGGIFKATGNKAPMIQYAEAPAKLAYEHLEMRRFIEKHGLTKFRLNPHFPVNTLLIMRGGIVAADEGVLDDYVDAVNRAMWEEGLKMDDPQVAATFLSENGFDGPALLARTQEPEIKAKLVANTEIAVARGVFGIPTFFVGDEMFFGKDRLAQVEAALG; encoded by the coding sequence GTGACCGAAAGCCCGAAAAAGACACTCGAACTCATCTTCGATTTCGGCAGCCCGAACGCCTATCTGACGCTGCGGGTGCTGCCCGAACTGCTCGACCGCACCGGTGCCGATCTGGTGATCACCCCGTGCCTGCTCGGCGGGATCTTCAAGGCCACGGGCAACAAGGCGCCGATGATCCAATATGCCGAGGCTCCGGCCAAGCTCGCCTATGAGCATCTCGAGATGCGGCGCTTCATCGAAAAACACGGCCTGACCAAATTCCGCCTCAACCCGCATTTTCCGGTGAACACGCTGCTGATCATGCGCGGCGGGATCGTCGCGGCGGACGAAGGCGTGCTCGACGACTATGTCGATGCGGTGAACCGCGCGATGTGGGAAGAAGGGCTGAAAATGGACGACCCGCAAGTCGCCGCGACCTTCCTCTCGGAAAACGGCTTCGACGGCCCGGCGCTGCTGGCACGGACGCAGGAGCCGGAGATCAAGGCGAAGCTCGTCGCCAATACCGAAATAGCGGTCGCGCGTGGCGTCTTCGGTATCCCGACCTTCTTCGTCGGTGACGAGATGTTCTTCGGCAAGGACCGGCTGGCGCAGGTCGAAGCGGCGCTCGGCTGA
- a CDS encoding DMT family transporter — protein sequence MTNDGGPLTALWSRAYVLLTFTALFWAGNSIVGRAARELVPPAALSFWRWTFALLLLLPLAWPHLKRDWPALRANWPIVAVLGALAIGSFNILLYTGLQSTTALNSMLIQSAQPALILIVGALVMRDRTSLRQVAGVLVSLAGVLTIVGRGDPALLIALQLNIGDAIIGGAVLLWALYSVLLRRRPAVHPLSFLAASIIVGIVVIAPVYAVELWAGKRIVAAPGSALAIAYVSVFPSFLAYLFFNRGVELIGSAATGQYMNVMPLMGAGLAMLFLGETLHLFHVAGLALIVAGIWVAGRPPQPAATAG from the coding sequence ATGACGAACGATGGCGGGCCGCTGACGGCGCTCTGGTCGCGGGCCTATGTGCTGCTGACTTTCACCGCGCTGTTCTGGGCGGGCAATTCGATCGTCGGGCGCGCGGCGCGCGAACTCGTCCCGCCCGCGGCGCTTTCCTTCTGGCGCTGGACCTTCGCGCTGTTGCTGTTGCTGCCGCTGGCGTGGCCGCATCTGAAGCGCGACTGGCCGGCGCTGCGGGCGAACTGGCCGATCGTCGCGGTCCTCGGCGCGCTGGCGATCGGGTCGTTCAACATCCTCCTCTACACAGGTTTGCAGAGTACGACGGCGCTCAATTCGATGCTGATCCAGTCGGCGCAGCCGGCGCTGATTCTGATCGTCGGGGCGCTGGTGATGCGCGACCGGACGAGCCTGCGTCAGGTCGCGGGCGTGCTGGTGTCGCTGGCCGGGGTGCTGACGATCGTCGGGCGCGGCGACCCGGCGCTGCTGATCGCGCTACAGCTCAATATCGGCGATGCGATCATCGGCGGCGCGGTGCTGCTCTGGGCGCTCTATTCGGTGCTGCTCCGCCGCCGGCCGGCGGTGCATCCGCTGAGCTTTCTCGCCGCCTCGATCATCGTCGGGATCGTCGTGATCGCGCCCGTTTATGCGGTCGAACTGTGGGCAGGGAAGCGGATCGTCGCGGCGCCAGGAAGCGCGCTGGCGATCGCCTATGTTTCGGTCTTTCCTTCGTTCCTCGCCTATCTTTTCTTCAATCGCGGGGTCGAACTGATCGGGTCGGCCGCGACCGGCCAATATATGAACGTCATGCCGCTGATGGGCGCAGGGCTGGCGATGCTTTTCCTCGGCGAGACGCTGCACCTGTTCCATGTCGCAGGGCTGGCGCTGATCGTCGCGGGCATCTGGGTGGCGGGGCGGCCGCCGCAGCCGGCAGCGACCGCTGGATAG
- a CDS encoding DUF3011 domain-containing protein yields MRNPVLTVATTASLIATQLATPALAQITTQPYPSPGGPQIQPPRPGDNYAGTLRCESRNNKIQRCNVRTGNRVDLIRVIGGRCSKGRDWGFTASQIWVSGGCRAEFGYGYNYGGGGGYPVPLPQPVGDYAGTIRCESRSNRYEQCNVATNDRVELTRRLGGRCNAGRQWGYTASYVWVNSGCRAEFGYGYRNARPPEKDKDKGPSTGLIIGGAVVAGGLLALLLSKKKKTPTGEETATTEPVTYPAGPPATLSADLSSLPSAARPSVQNCMNDAARQIGATGGSRLTYDRLVNLEQGNGGWRIRAAMTATYPDGARSIEMYCRATPSQIIQLDFS; encoded by the coding sequence ATGCGGAATCCGGTTCTCACGGTCGCCACGACCGCTTCGCTGATCGCTACACAGCTCGCCACGCCGGCGCTGGCCCAGATCACCACCCAGCCCTATCCGTCTCCGGGCGGCCCGCAGATCCAGCCGCCGCGGCCCGGCGACAATTATGCCGGCACGCTCCGCTGTGAATCGCGGAACAACAAGATCCAGCGCTGCAACGTGCGCACCGGTAACCGCGTCGACCTGATCCGCGTCATCGGCGGGCGTTGCTCGAAGGGGCGCGACTGGGGCTTCACCGCGTCGCAAATCTGGGTGTCGGGCGGCTGCCGCGCCGAATTCGGCTATGGCTATAATTATGGCGGCGGTGGCGGCTATCCGGTGCCGTTGCCGCAACCGGTCGGCGACTATGCCGGCACGATCCGCTGCGAATCGCGCAGCAACCGCTACGAGCAATGCAATGTCGCGACGAACGACCGCGTCGAACTGACACGGCGGCTCGGCGGGCGCTGCAATGCGGGCCGGCAGTGGGGTTATACCGCCTCCTACGTCTGGGTGAACAGCGGCTGCCGTGCCGAATTCGGCTATGGCTACCGCAATGCGCGGCCGCCCGAGAAGGACAAGGACAAGGGGCCGAGCACCGGGCTGATCATCGGCGGTGCCGTGGTCGCGGGCGGTCTGCTCGCGCTGCTGCTCAGCAAGAAAAAGAAGACGCCGACGGGTGAGGAAACGGCGACGACCGAGCCCGTGACCTATCCTGCGGGACCGCCGGCGACGCTCAGCGCCGACCTCTCGAGCCTGCCGAGCGCGGCGCGCCCGTCGGTGCAGAATTGCATGAACGACGCGGCGCGGCAGATCGGCGCGACGGGCGGCTCGCGGCTGACGTACGACCGGCTCGTCAACCTCGAGCAGGGCAATGGCGGCTGGCGCATCCGTGCCGCCATGACCGCAACCTATCCCGACGGCGCGCGCTCGATCGAAATGTATTGCCGCGCGACGCCGAGCCAGATCATCCAGCTCGATTTCAGCTAG
- a CDS encoding TonB-dependent siderophore receptor has translation MTKTVVNRLIAGTALSLIFTLPAAAAEADDQSQPGRDIVVTGERLERVPDAGKSDIPLIETPQAVSVITTEDLQKRGVTRLAEALRGVAGVSRSSTYGYYDAYQIRGFDAAYGSVYLDGLASLNVAGSNNELAGLEQVEVVKGPASMLYGSAPLGGIVNLVSKRPKPEAFADATIATGSYGLVEASLDANAPLTGDGALLGRINLLFRDSGDFVDFSSKNRIYIAPSLTWNIGPATRLTLLGRYERNHDRPWSPVSAWGTVLPWAHGEQPIDFSINNDTVDHAIHNQRYVHAGYVFGHEFSDALSFDQTLRYTDRKIFWNNWNFWSGFVDNEIVDGVQQGHIAGRYIYGPFYERDKDIAVDSRFTLKVATGIVKHNIVAGLDYRQSKSRFHEDGGNYDPAANPLDLLDPDFDAPLIHDPAAAYAGGGQSRQTGIYIQDHLNFADVATLTLGGRYDWASADGQKDRKFSPRIGATVNVAPGAALYASWSRSFTPQAGFFTVDGDSLPPETGRNIEAGIKFQHGSTLSGMVSVFELTRQNVATEDPANPFFYVTTGEQRSRGIEVEGTWHPAPGATIAIAYAYLDAKITKDNNLPVGARLQNVPKHGFNLFGEYVVPSGPLANLGINAAFQYNSRKVGANLPEDLDFDGNFDALSLFTLPGYALFDAGLSYAYRDWTIRLNVNNLFDKRYFPDSCCVDRVTPGEPRSWRLSLSRHF, from the coding sequence ATGACCAAGACTGTCGTCAACCGGCTGATTGCCGGCACCGCCCTTTCGCTGATCTTCACGCTGCCCGCAGCGGCGGCGGAAGCGGACGACCAGTCACAGCCGGGCCGCGACATCGTCGTGACCGGCGAACGGCTGGAACGCGTTCCCGACGCCGGCAAGTCCGACATTCCGCTGATCGAGACGCCGCAGGCGGTTTCGGTGATCACGACCGAGGACCTGCAAAAGCGCGGTGTCACCCGCCTTGCCGAGGCGCTGCGCGGGGTCGCCGGGGTGTCGCGGAGCAGCACCTATGGCTATTACGACGCCTATCAGATCCGCGGTTTCGACGCCGCCTATGGCAGCGTCTATCTCGACGGTCTCGCCAGCCTCAATGTTGCGGGCAGCAACAATGAACTCGCCGGGCTGGAACAGGTCGAGGTCGTCAAGGGGCCGGCGTCGATGCTTTACGGCTCGGCGCCGCTCGGCGGCATCGTCAATCTGGTCAGCAAGCGCCCGAAGCCGGAGGCCTTCGCCGATGCGACGATCGCGACCGGGTCCTACGGCCTTGTCGAAGCAAGCCTCGATGCCAATGCGCCGCTGACCGGCGACGGCGCCTTGCTCGGCCGGATCAATCTCCTCTTTCGCGACAGCGGCGATTTCGTCGATTTCTCGTCGAAGAACCGGATCTATATCGCGCCGTCGCTGACGTGGAATATCGGCCCCGCGACGCGCCTGACCCTGCTCGGCCGCTACGAACGCAATCACGACCGCCCCTGGTCGCCGGTGTCGGCGTGGGGGACGGTGCTGCCTTGGGCGCATGGCGAGCAGCCGATCGACTTTTCGATCAACAACGACACGGTCGATCACGCGATCCACAACCAGCGCTATGTTCACGCCGGCTATGTCTTCGGTCATGAATTTTCGGATGCGCTGTCGTTCGATCAGACGCTGCGTTACACCGACCGCAAGATATTCTGGAACAACTGGAATTTCTGGTCGGGTTTCGTCGACAACGAAATCGTCGACGGCGTCCAGCAGGGCCATATCGCGGGCCGCTACATCTACGGTCCCTTTTATGAGCGCGACAAGGATATCGCGGTCGATAGCCGCTTCACGTTGAAGGTCGCGACCGGGATCGTGAAGCACAATATCGTCGCCGGGCTCGATTACCGGCAAAGCAAAAGCCGCTTCCACGAAGATGGCGGTAATTACGATCCCGCCGCCAACCCGCTCGACCTGCTCGATCCCGATTTCGACGCGCCGCTGATCCACGATCCGGCGGCAGCCTATGCCGGCGGCGGCCAGTCGCGCCAGACGGGTATCTACATCCAGGACCATCTGAACTTCGCCGACGTCGCGACGCTGACGCTCGGCGGCCGCTATGACTGGGCGAGCGCCGATGGGCAGAAGGACAGGAAGTTCAGCCCGCGCATCGGCGCCACCGTCAATGTCGCGCCGGGGGCGGCACTTTATGCAAGCTGGTCGCGGTCGTTCACGCCGCAGGCCGGGTTCTTCACCGTCGACGGCGACTCATTGCCTCCCGAAACGGGCCGCAATATCGAGGCCGGGATCAAGTTCCAGCACGGCAGCACGCTCAGCGGCATGGTTTCGGTCTTCGAACTGACGCGTCAGAATGTTGCGACCGAAGATCCGGCCAACCCCTTCTTCTACGTCACGACGGGCGAGCAGCGCAGCCGCGGTATCGAGGTCGAAGGGACATGGCATCCCGCGCCGGGGGCGACGATCGCGATCGCTTATGCCTATCTCGATGCGAAGATCACCAAGGACAATAACCTTCCCGTCGGCGCGCGGCTCCAGAATGTGCCGAAGCACGGGTTCAACCTGTTCGGCGAATATGTCGTTCCGTCGGGGCCGCTCGCCAATCTCGGCATCAACGCCGCCTTCCAGTATAACAGCCGCAAGGTCGGGGCGAATTTACCCGAGGACCTCGATTTCGACGGCAACTTCGACGCGTTGTCGCTGTTCACCCTGCCCGGCTACGCGTTGTTCGACGCCGGCCTTTCCTATGCCTATCGCGACTGGACGATCCGGCTCAACGTCAACAACCTGTTCGACAAGCGCTATTTCCCCGACAGTTGCTGCGTCGACCGCGTCACCCCCGGCGAACCGCGGAGCTGGCGCCTCAGCCTGTCGAGGCATTTCTAG
- a CDS encoding TonB-dependent siderophore receptor: MMTVRMIMLCGASMLVSSVNPAWAGEGADDAASAAADAAAEADAYAGGEETIVVTGYTGTKTDTALTELPQPIKIVTAEQYQAQGAISISDTVKYAAGVLANPYGRDTRVDGFNVRGLDALQFRDGMRDIFSYYASITSDPYNFSRVEIVRGPASVLFGQGSIGGLINLVSKTPDFTTRGEISLVYGSFDRKEVLADVNLAASDTLAVRLVGRARDAGTYVDHVPDDRVMFAPSIRWQPTPDTDVVLTGLYQEDDTGSTSQFLPIVGTFRPNTAYPEGRLGMYSFVGKPGWDRYNGRSIQGGGSITHSFSDSIKLSLKARYIDSDLEYFTHYTDSYSNPENPFAADGRTIGLYADASDAQMNVFSTDNNFQFNFNTGANIEHKLLVGLDYSWNKVRKRYAGGYEIIDLYDIDTDALLTYDPSGPFSNESQKQLGIYVQDQIRFYDRVSVVLGARRDRVTGSSGQTDNATTFRAGIIGEIGAGFSPFFSYTESFLPVAGSVQDIDGTPLSPYKPQTGTQYEAGVKWQPTPNTLITATVFKIKEQNRVLYGAGSSTTQSGVLNTKGFEFEASHILPGNFELLANYGYAKLKSETNTSLDYMPRHTASFWTIKTFGLADAAQLRLGGGVVYNGKSISTSSLWSIVTPSRTTVDALAEVNWNNWRFAVNATNLLNNKYFASCLARGDCFMGAPRNVMGTVGYRF; encoded by the coding sequence ATGATGACTGTCCGAATGATCATGCTCTGCGGAGCATCCATGCTTGTTTCTTCGGTCAATCCGGCATGGGCTGGCGAGGGCGCGGACGATGCCGCGTCGGCGGCTGCCGACGCCGCCGCTGAAGCCGATGCTTATGCAGGCGGCGAGGAGACGATCGTCGTCACGGGCTATACCGGCACCAAGACCGACACCGCGCTCACCGAATTGCCGCAGCCGATCAAGATCGTCACCGCCGAGCAATATCAGGCGCAGGGCGCGATCAGCATCAGCGATACGGTGAAATATGCCGCCGGCGTCCTCGCCAATCCCTATGGCCGCGATACCCGCGTCGACGGGTTCAACGTCCGCGGCCTCGATGCGCTGCAGTTCCGCGACGGCATGCGCGACATCTTCTCCTATTACGCCTCGATCACCTCGGACCCCTATAATTTCTCACGCGTCGAAATCGTGCGCGGCCCGGCCTCGGTGCTGTTCGGTCAGGGGTCGATCGGTGGTCTCATCAATCTCGTCAGCAAGACGCCGGATTTCACCACGCGCGGCGAAATCAGCCTCGTCTATGGCAGCTTTGACCGCAAGGAAGTGCTCGCCGACGTCAATCTCGCCGCCTCCGACACGCTCGCCGTCCGCCTCGTCGGCCGTGCGCGCGACGCCGGCACCTATGTCGATCATGTCCCCGACGACCGGGTGATGTTCGCGCCCTCGATCCGCTGGCAGCCGACGCCCGACACCGACGTGGTGCTGACCGGTCTCTATCAGGAGGACGATACCGGTTCGACATCGCAGTTCCTGCCGATCGTCGGGACCTTCCGCCCGAACACCGCCTATCCCGAAGGCAGGCTCGGCATGTATAGCTTCGTCGGCAAGCCGGGTTGGGACCGCTATAACGGCCGCTCGATCCAGGGCGGCGGGTCGATCACACACAGCTTCTCGGACTCGATCAAGCTCAGCCTCAAGGCGCGCTATATCGACAGCGACCTCGAATATTTCACCCACTATACCGACAGCTACAGCAACCCCGAAAACCCCTTCGCCGCGGATGGCCGCACGATCGGTCTCTATGCCGACGCCAGCGACGCGCAGATGAACGTCTTCTCGACCGACAACAACTTCCAGTTCAACTTCAATACCGGCGCCAACATCGAACATAAGCTGCTCGTCGGCCTCGACTATAGCTGGAACAAGGTGCGCAAACGCTATGCTGGCGGTTACGAGATCATCGACCTCTACGACATCGATACCGACGCGCTGCTGACCTACGATCCCAGCGGCCCCTTCTCGAACGAATCGCAGAAGCAGCTCGGAATCTACGTCCAGGATCAGATCCGATTCTACGACCGCGTTTCGGTCGTCCTCGGCGCCCGCCGCGACCGCGTCACCGGCTCCTCGGGCCAGACCGACAATGCGACGACCTTCCGCGCCGGCATCATCGGCGAGATCGGCGCCGGCTTCTCGCCGTTCTTCAGCTATACCGAAAGCTTCCTGCCGGTCGCCGGTTCGGTCCAGGATATCGACGGCACGCCGCTCTCACCCTACAAGCCGCAGACGGGCACACAATATGAAGCCGGCGTGAAGTGGCAGCCAACACCGAACACACTGATCACGGCCACTGTGTTCAAGATCAAGGAACAGAACCGCGTGCTTTACGGCGCGGGCAGTTCGACCACCCAGTCGGGCGTGCTCAATACCAAGGGGTTCGAGTTCGAGGCCAGCCATATCTTGCCCGGCAACTTCGAACTGCTGGCGAACTATGGCTATGCCAAGCTCAAGTCCGAAACCAACACCAGCCTTGACTATATGCCGCGCCACACCGCGTCCTTCTGGACGATCAAGACCTTCGGCCTGGCGGATGCGGCGCAGCTGCGCCTGGGCGGCGGCGTCGTCTATAATGGCAAAAGCATCTCGACCAGTTCGCTCTGGTCGATCGTCACGCCGTCGCGCACGACGGTCGACGCGTTGGCCGAGGTCAACTGGAACAACTGGCGCTTCGCGGTCAACGCTACGAACCTGCTCAACAACAAATATTTCGCGTCCTGCCTTGCGCGCGGCGACTGTTTCATGGGCGCGCCGCGCAACGTGATGGGCACCGTCGGCTATCGTTTCTGA
- a CDS encoding DUF4198 domain-containing protein encodes MKKSFAALIALSLLASHAAAHEVWIERDGAGPARVYLGEPADPVPEAGDPEFSNLKTPGVFLAGSKTPAALVRRANHIEAAIAGEGDVRLTDDNVFAPWENDGKWEGVIYYARAGRSDPSHALDLEIVPVAAGSDSFIVHWQGKPLPAAKVNVINADHWQKSFTADGAGRVDVPVSGAGRYLLAVSHDVEGERTLGGKTLAKTIHVSTLTFVEP; translated from the coding sequence ATGAAAAAAAGCTTCGCCGCGCTGATCGCCTTAAGCCTGCTCGCGTCGCACGCCGCCGCGCATGAAGTGTGGATCGAACGCGACGGCGCCGGCCCGGCGCGCGTCTATCTCGGCGAACCCGCCGATCCGGTTCCCGAGGCCGGCGACCCCGAATTTTCGAACCTCAAGACCCCGGGCGTTTTCCTCGCCGGCAGCAAGACGCCGGCCGCGCTCGTGCGCCGCGCCAACCATATCGAAGCCGCTATCGCCGGCGAAGGCGACGTGCGCCTGACCGACGACAATGTCTTCGCGCCGTGGGAAAATGACGGCAAATGGGAAGGCGTCATCTATTATGCGCGCGCCGGCCGCAGCGACCCCAGCCATGCGCTCGACCTTGAAATCGTGCCCGTCGCCGCCGGGTCGGACAGCTTTATCGTTCACTGGCAGGGCAAGCCCCTGCCCGCCGCGAAGGTCAATGTGATCAACGCCGATCACTGGCAGAAAAGCTTCACCGCAGACGGCGCCGGCCGCGTCGATGTGCCGGTGTCGGGAGCGGGGCGCTATCTGCTCGCGGTTTCGCACGACGTCGAGGGCGAACGCACGCTTGGCGGCAAGACGCTCGCCAAGACGATCCACGTTTCGACGCTGACCTTCGTCGAGCCTTAA
- a CDS encoding aminotransferase, protein MTAVHPLYAAMAPTIFEHMSALAREHGAINLGQGFPDEPPHSDMVAAAARALTEKSNQYPPAFGLPELRAAICGFYARRQGLALAPEQVIVTSGATEALAAALLALVAPGDEVILFQPAYDSYAPVIRRVGGVPVSVALRPPHWRYDAADLAAAITPRTRVLMLNDPLNPSGTVASEAELAMIADICARHDLTAICDEVWEDVRFDDIPHRSLLSFPGMAERAVKIGSAGKIFGLTGWKTGWMCAAPALATALGRAHQFLTFTTPPALQWAVAEGLGRPDDWFAAQRNGWAASRRRLGGALDRAGFNVLPNAATWFLCIDLAASGIALSDRDFSERAVPEAGVASIPVSALFEGDGPRHILRLCFAKDGAVLDEAVARLARFRDRLGADRA, encoded by the coding sequence ATGACCGCCGTCCATCCGCTCTACGCCGCGATGGCGCCGACGATCTTCGAGCATATGTCGGCGCTCGCCCGCGAACATGGCGCAATCAATCTGGGGCAGGGTTTCCCTGACGAACCGCCGCATTCGGACATGGTCGCTGCTGCAGCGCGCGCGCTTACCGAAAAATCGAACCAGTATCCGCCGGCCTTTGGCCTGCCCGAGCTACGCGCCGCAATCTGCGGTTTCTACGCGCGGCGGCAGGGGCTCGCGCTCGCGCCGGAACAGGTGATCGTCACCTCGGGCGCGACCGAGGCGCTTGCCGCGGCGCTGCTCGCGCTGGTCGCGCCGGGGGACGAGGTGATCCTGTTCCAGCCGGCCTATGACAGCTATGCGCCGGTGATCCGCCGCGTCGGCGGTGTGCCGGTTTCGGTCGCGCTCCGCCCGCCCCATTGGCGCTACGATGCCGCCGACCTTGCCGCGGCGATCACGCCGCGCACGCGCGTGCTGATGCTCAACGACCCGCTTAACCCCTCGGGCACGGTGGCGAGCGAGGCCGAACTGGCGATGATCGCCGATATCTGCGCGCGCCACGACCTCACCGCAATCTGCGACGAAGTGTGGGAGGATGTCCGTTTCGACGACATCCCCCATCGTTCGTTGCTGTCCTTCCCGGGCATGGCGGAGCGTGCGGTCAAGATCGGGTCGGCGGGCAAGATCTTCGGCCTCACCGGCTGGAAAACGGGCTGGATGTGCGCCGCACCGGCGCTGGCAACCGCACTCGGGCGCGCGCACCAGTTCCTGACCTTCACGACGCCGCCCGCGCTGCAATGGGCGGTTGCCGAGGGGCTGGGTCGGCCCGACGACTGGTTTGCTGCGCAGCGCAACGGCTGGGCGGCATCGCGCCGGCGACTAGGCGGAGCGCTGGACCGTGCAGGTTTCAACGTGCTGCCGAACGCCGCGACCTGGTTCCTGTGCATCGACCTAGCGGCGTCGGGCATCGCGCTTTCCGACCGGGACTTCAGCGAGCGCGCGGTGCCTGAGGCGGGGGTTGCGTCGATCCCGGTGTCGGCGCTGTTCGAAGGCGACGGCCCGCGCCACATCCTGCGCCTCTGCTTCGCCAAGGACGGAGCGGTCCTCGACGAAGCGGTGGCACGGCTCGCACGGTTTCGCGACCGGCTTGGGGCGGACCGGGCTTAA
- a CDS encoding precorrin-2 dehydrogenase/sirohydrochlorin ferrochelatase family protein, giving the protein MNQLPLFLNLRGRPVVLVGEGEAADAKARLIVRAGGRIVSDLEEGAAVAFVALADEGAARAAAQALRARGLLVNVVDRPDLCDFTTPAIVDRAPVTIAIGTGGASAGLAKAVRQRIEALFPTRLGALASALHAARDAMKSRWPAAADRRRAIDAALASGGALDPLDGAAADKVDAWLAGAVAAQPSRLETIALVSADPDDLTLRAARLLGEADHIFHGAAVPAAILDRARADAVRHIADAPPANPPPGLSLWIAQP; this is encoded by the coding sequence ATGAACCAACTCCCCCTTTTCCTCAATCTGCGCGGCCGGCCGGTCGTGCTGGTCGGGGAGGGGGAGGCGGCCGACGCCAAGGCGCGGCTGATTGTGCGCGCCGGCGGGCGGATCGTCTCCGATTTGGAGGAGGGCGCAGCCGTTGCGTTCGTCGCCCTCGCCGACGAGGGCGCGGCCCGCGCCGCTGCGCAGGCGCTGCGCGCGCGCGGGCTGCTCGTCAATGTCGTCGATCGCCCCGACCTGTGCGATTTCACCACCCCGGCGATCGTCGACCGGGCGCCGGTCACCATCGCGATCGGCACCGGCGGGGCGTCGGCGGGGCTGGCCAAGGCGGTGCGGCAACGCATCGAGGCGCTGTTTCCTACGCGGCTCGGGGCGCTGGCTTCGGCGCTGCATGCGGCGCGGGATGCAATGAAAAGCCGCTGGCCCGCCGCCGCCGACCGCCGCCGCGCGATAGACGCGGCGCTGGCGAGCGGTGGCGCGCTGGACCCGCTCGATGGCGCGGCGGCGGACAAGGTCGATGCCTGGCTGGCGGGTGCGGTGGCAGCGCAGCCGTCGCGTCTCGAAACCATCGCCCTCGTCAGCGCCGACCCCGACGACCTCACCCTCCGCGCCGCACGCCTGCTCGGCGAGGCCGATCATATCTTCCACGGCGCGGCTGTTCCCGCGGCAATCCTCGACCGCGCCCGCGCCGATGCGGTGCGCCATATCGCCGATGCGCCGCCCGCCAATCCGCCGCCGGGCCTGTCGCTCTGGATTGCGCAGCCATGA